TTGTAAGTTTTactgatggaaaaaaaaaaacacacaaaaagtcACATGGATGAGCAAAAATGGAGCCGAGCTCTCTCGATTTTACTAAACAACCAGATTTATTGTagattattttaatatattatttttagttgCAGTTGGGAATTTTTGAGTCGGAGATTTTTTAGGTTCTACTAATAAAGAAAAGATCTGGATTCAATTCATCCATTTATCAAATCAAGTCATTTGTTTAATATagaaaaaaatgacaaatttaTTAAATCAGTGTTCGAAGCTTGTTCTTGGTTATATTGTGCTAAGCATGTTTCTGGAACAACGTTGATGATAAACTTGTTGAAAACGTTGCACTATCTAACCCCTCtacttaaaaaaagaaataaagaaggaaAGCTGAATTGAGAAACAAATGAATATTTAGATGTTGGACTTAATTTCTAACAGATGTCATCATATGAGTTTAAATCCGAAATTTTCTACCATATGAGCTATTTTTCGAATACTTTATCATCACGAGAACCATTTATCTAACTAGGCTTAAATTAATTTAGTCCCAACATTATAACGATGTACAGGTTTTCTTGTAACATACCGAAAATGTCTttgcttaaaaataaaaaaaaaaaaaaaaaaaccctctgCTTATCAGGCCGTCGAAATGTGAGCAAAAAACAGCCCAGTCCATTTccataataaataaaaacatgatttgAGCCTACTAGAAGCCCATCCCATCCCTCTAGGGTTCTTCGTATTTTTGTTTCTATGAATTAACCATTACgaccaaaaacaacaaaaacaaaaggagagGCTGATTTCTGTATTGACGCCGCGGCATTCACCACggtatctttttcttcatcttcttctctcgTACACTCACAGATTATTGTGCAACCTAGTtctcttgatttttatttagcTTAAAAGAACTTGAGTAATCTCGTTTTTTTGGTTTAAGTTTATGGGTTTAATTTGGTTTCGTGGATGGTTTAGGGCATTGGTATTTACTTGTCATAAGAACACAGgtattttaactttttagtgaTTTTGTTTGTATGCTCATAATGTAAACTGGCCTTATCAGATTGCAAAGTTCCATTATGTTTGtaatttatttcttttgctGATTACTTTAGCTGGGTTTTCCTTAAATTGCATGATCTGTTATCTATATTTCTTCTGCTGAATGCTGATTATTCTAACTGGattttcatctgattattttatcaatttttaattttaattttctgctTGAGTTGTTTTATAAGTTTACCGTAGCGGGGTTTTCGTTGGATtgcatttaacttttttttttttttttttggtttttttatttcttctgtttgatttgtttgaaaTCTTactgttgatgggttttcatcAAATTTTATAAGCTGTTTTCTATTTTGCTTTGTTCATCATGGCAAATGAAAAGTTCTTAAGTAGTGGTTTGGTTgtatagtgtgtgtgtggtgggagggagagggagaccCATGGTATTCTTTGTGCTGGTTGATTCCTTCTGTTGGACATCCGTTCACAGCGGTATCTGGTGCTCACTATTTACCTCAATTTTGATCACTTTgcagatgaagaaaaaaagaggaagtCATATCAGTGATTCCAATCCAATTCTCAATTTGAAGTCTATTATCCATCAGCATTCCCATTTCTTCGACATGTTAGTTGAGCTCATCCCTGCTAGGTTCTATCTACCCGTTGACAATGATGATAAGCCATGGTTTCAAGGTCTCAGCAAGACTGCAAAAGCTTCAGCAAAGAAGGAATCAAAGGAAAACATTAAGAAAGCTCGAAGAGAACGGTTGGATCCAGAGAAGTCTTCTAAGACAACCCTTGATTTGCTAAAGCAAAGTTTGGAAAAGAAGTCAAACGATGAGAGTGATAGTGACGAAATAGAGATCAAGCCTGTGGTGCCTGGCCTGGAAGATGATGAATGTTCAGTGGAAGATGACGAATGTTCAGTGACATATGAAGAACTCCAGCAACGGCTTCGTTGTAAACTTGATGAGTTTCGGTCTGGTCGGCATTGTGAAGGTTCAGAGAGAGCAAGGAAGAGGATTGAGCGAAAGGAAAGATATGAGAAGAAAGGAACTGACCAGAAGAAACGGAAGAGAGAAGCCTTATCTGATAGTAAGAAATCTACTAGTGATGATTCAGCGGCTAAAGTGGAGAAAGATGTTGCAGAGGCTGCAAAGGAGCTGACATTCGGTTATGTCAAACTTGGGGATGAAGATGAACTTGGTAAgacaaataagaagaaaaaattgtcaAAGTTGCAGGAGCTTGAGAGGGCAAAACAGTTGCAAGAAGCCAAGAAAGATCCAGAAAAAGGTGAGATAATCTCGCAGAAGCATTCTTGGAAAGCAGCAACAAGTAGAGCTGCTGGGATCAAGGTTCACGATGATCCAAAGTTGTTGAAACAAAGCATTCAGAAGGAGAAGAAGCGGCATGAGAAGAATGCCGAGAAATGGAAGGGAAGGGTTGAAACCACAGAGAAGATGAAAGCAGATAAACAGAAGAAGAGATCAGATAACATATCGCAGAAGAAGCAAGAGAAGATAAACCGGAAAATAgcgaaaagagagaaaaaactCATGCGGCCAGGGTTTGAAGGTCGCAAGGAAGGTTTTATCACCGAAGGTTAAGCTTGGAATTGCGTCGTTGTCAGCTTATTTTCGAAAGAATTAGTCTAAACATCATGCAAAAGTCCAGGGGAAGTTGATTTGATGGGTTTCCCTTATCCTTCTCCTTAAGTTCTGATTTCCTTGTATTTGTCATTTGTACTTTGAAATAGTTGCTGCTTAAGAGCTGATTCTTAATAGATGAATGTGATTCAAGCATGGCAGTGTTGCTGAGTTTTAGCTAATTTTTCTtgcaaacaaatctttatttattgggagttttaacgaaaaattcgtggtactgttcattttaataaaaaatcatatttttacactaaaaagtcaaatatagtattattcactttaccatttattttgtctttattgttaaaactcaaagttttcaggCCATTTTCAGTAGTTTTCCTTTACCTTTTTTAATTCGTATTTACAGCAAGTGTGGGTGAATAAATTGGTTtggaattcgtcatccacgaaaTTTGACCTTACTTACAAGTGTAGAGGAATTTGATATATTGTTGCTTGAGCTTCTGGTACTCTCTCTTTGATTCTATATTACCACATTTTGGTTGAAGGAAAGGGATATAATTGTTCTGTTTCTGGGCTTAATCAAGTTTTTGAATGCTTGCTAATACTCGATTACCACTAACAACAAATTTAGAGGTATTCCAATTGATGTCTGCTAAGATAATGAATTCAACATCGGAATGTTTAAGGTACCTGGTTTTTGGAAGTTTACAGCAAGGCAACCATGATAGCTTTCTTCTGAAAAAAACCTAGAGAGTGTTGTAAAAGTTTAGTAGCTCGGCTCACCCACACCCATCCCAATTAAGTTTAGTATGCCATTTTACTCACTCAAATTTGTAGGCAACAAGACTTCGGAGGTTAATTTGTTAACTCAATTAATAAAATCATCGCTTATAAAACACCTGATTATAATGTTGACTTCTTAGTCTTTCTCCTCTTACCACTTGaaatttttcctttgatttttttgttgaatttatgTTGCCAATAAAACACTCCTACTCCATTTTTGACCTCACCCTCTCTCTTTACCTCACGCTCTCTCTTTTGGTCATGTGACGAGTGACGAGTGACGAGAGATGAGATAAACATAAGGCCAAAACAAGTGACGAGAGATGAGATAAACACAAgtccaaaataaaaaacgaaatcataattaatttaatttaaataatgctgagatcaaaatttttaaatcgaatttgcaaaactaaataatgtaattattaattaagtattgaTAAAAATCCTTATTTTCTGGTGATAGAaacattatttagtttccaaagttagtttaaaattttagcctcCTAGAAACTAaacattatttagtttccaaagttagtttaaaattttagcttCCAAagttagtttaaaattttaacctcCTAgcatttcctatttaattttaCTTCCTCATTACCTAGCTAGGAACCGAATGGGAATTCGCATTCAAAAACACCAACACACACCGATTTATATCAAAGAGGATGCTAAGCATGCATTAACTAAAACCATGCATACATTTACATATGATGTACACAGGCATAATGCTGAATATTGAACTAATTCCCACATTACATGTCCGTGCAAACATGCACACGACCCCACACTTGGTCACCGATTACTCCCTACCTATACAACCCACAAAAACCACAaaataaaacacttaaaattccACATTAAATTATGAAGTACAAAACCTTCCCAGAAACGGAAAGGAAACAACAAGAGACAGTTCACTCCCTCCGAATGCGCTATGCTATCCCTATGCCTTAAACAACCCTAGAAGCAGGGACTCCTCCAGTGGTGCCCTTGTGTATCGGATCCCCGCCAGTAACTGGGTAGTCGGTGTCACGGTAGCCCGGGCCGTACTTGCTGCTGAAGACGCCCGCATGAAGCATCAAGAGGTACAAGAGCTGAGTGAACATCAGGATTATTACGAAAGCCTCCAAGACCCTCAGTCTCCATCCTCTGTATCCTCCCATGTTTATTTCCTTGCATGCCAACCTGTTAACAAGCAACTCAATTAATCATCCGACTAATTAACCACACGATAAGTCTATTAAACGACATTAAGCGTGCTTAAGTTCTATGTGATCGAGTCAGGGTTTGAGATTTACCCAAAGGCCAGTGCAGTGAGAGCCCACGCGACGATGGCGGATGATCCTGCTGCAGCTAAGCTATCACTCCTCCAAGACCTGATGTGGTTTGCTCCGGCCAGCTTTGACGCTATGCCCATCACTCCAGCCAACATGGAGAATATCAAAAAGAACATTGTCGCACCATTTCCTCCAAAACCTGCCCAAATATTCACACCGAGTTTAATTCCAAAAACTCgaaaaacgaatttagtttgggagtttttgtttttgacgaGATGATTTTCGAGGCTACTCTGAAAACAAATCTAATCTACAAGGAGGGGATTAGTTCAGAGACAACTGGCCGAACCCCGGTCTGCGGTAACTAGGAGTTAAAGTCACCATTAAGCAAGAAATACCACAAAACAAAGAGGCAGTTGATGAAAAAACTTACTAGGGTGGTTGGTCTGGCCATTGATGAACCTGTTGAGACACCAACTAGCAAAACCGACAACGATCAAATACATGATCAAGTTGAGAAACAGCAACGGAGCTGCCACGTTCCTTCCCACAGTCTGAGCCATCTCTCCTTCAAATTCCACACACACAGAAAAACCAGCAACAAATCAAACAGCTCTCTCGGTAATTCTTACAAAATATCACTGAGTGCACACACTAAGTTAACGAAGTCGTTTTGGTAACAGCTAAGAGGTTGGCTTGGCTCTTTATAGACGAGGCAGCCGACGTCAATGGTGTTTTGACAGGCATGCGATACGTGTAAAGCAGTCAgatttgcatgtgaattattgGTTAACAGGTGGTGCGACACGTGTCTTGATTTGCTCATTCTACTGCCGAAGAAACGCTTTCCCTTTGGCTGAGTTTCAAACTTTAAACAAACGGTGCGTTATCCACAACACCAGAAATGTCTAACACACATCTCAGCTACACTGCATAGCCATGTCCAACACCCCTGTGGGCCCACGCATCAGCGGTGGAGATCATGATAACCATGAATCGACGGTTGTGATGCTGAGGATTTCAAAATAAAGCCGTTTGGGTCTCGGGTACTTTTAAGATCCTCAGACTTCTCTGATCATCATAAAAACTTGATGTATATAGCTTAGAACTTCTAGTATGTAAATATCTGGCCATTAATAGTGGCAAAAAGTTTTAACAGATCGGGTAGATCTTTCATTTTCTAGAATGATTCTTGTTTCGTTCTAGGGACTAGAAGATCTTTATTAAGTTGCTATCATTACTCAAACTGTAACgttgaataaattaaatttacaaattaaatgatataatTGTAGACGgttgatttattaattaaatatcgaTTAACGTGTTCGTTTATTATTGATGACATATTATtcagtttgcaaatttagtttaaagaATTTGATCTCTCTAATATTATTCTTACTCAAATTTCTAAAGAATTAAAAGGCTAGCATTATCCTTACTCAAATTCCTGAGCAATTAAAAGACTTGATTTTATGAGAAATTTATAATCATTcaattccaaaaataaaatacgaTAATATTTAGGTACTTATTAGTATGTACTGTACTCGCTTTTTAATTTGATCCAATAAAAATGTTAtgtatttctttcttttaaagtctaaaaaattaaatagcAAGTTCgttcttttttaaataataaaccatggattaaaatacattgaacaaaattaaaaggTCCATGCTCACTAATGAGTGTTCCAAGTGTTATCCCATCAAATATGTTGAAGCAAAATTCTAAGATGTTGGACCTTCTGGTGCATTGAGTACTCTAGTGTGTTCGAATTAGTGGATTTGGATTAGAAAATGAGGGAAATAGCAGTGGTGGTGGCTGGTGAGGTGGGGAGGGGATACCTATTGATAGGCCTGGTAAATGGGTTGTGTATTAGGGGTGGGTtggaaaaaccgaaaaccgaaaaaaatcggaccgaaaaccgaaaaaaatcggaccgaaaaccgaaccgaggccgaaaaaaaccgaaaaaaaaaaaaaccgaaccgaattgGTTGaactgaaccgaaccgaataatgtctggttcggtttcggtttctgGGGttcggaaaccgaaccgaaccgaagtattcaaaacgacgtcgttttatgctattttattaattaacaatCCTAATTCTAAAACGCCACCGTTTAGCTCGAGTGTAACCTAAAACCTAGGGTCTTCTTCATCCGCTCTCAGTCTCTCCGCTCTCGGTCTCGCCCGCCTCGCCTGTTTTCCCAAGGCTCTCACTCTCAGTCTCTCCGCTCTCGGCCTTCTTCATCCTCTCTCAGCCTCATCTCTCTATCAGACTCTGTCAATCTCATTCTCTCTCAAGGCTCAAGCTCACTGTGACCATTCTCATTCCCAATTCATCCTCTCTCAAGCTCTCGCTGAGTCACTGTGACCATTCTCATTCCCAGCTAGCGCCAGCGGACCAGCGGTGGTGACCATTCTCACTCATAGCAAAAGGTTAGTGACTCAGGTGCTTCAAAAATTCTCTATTGTTTCTTGTTTGAAAACTTCGATTGAAACCCATCTGTTTCCCCCAATTCATGTCttcattcaatttgtttaaaattagggtttttcttccatttttttaaaatacatgATTGTATTGAATTTTGGTGAAATTTTAATCCAAAGAACAAAGAGGGAAAAGATCCAATTGCTTGAAATTATGAAAACAGACCCTAATTTTGCTTGAAAAGATCCAATCATTTTAACGCAATTAGGATGGACCTTGTTggtttcattttacatttttgggAATGGCAGTCCTCATTTACCTAACTTcattgttttgtaggatttgtcatcAGTACGAAGAAAATCTAAAAAGTCAGCGAGGCTGGAACACAGAGAAGGCAGTTCGTCAAGTAGATGTTCTTCTTCTCGTAGTGTACAGGATAGCTCATCTAATAGTGTAGTTGGTGGCAAAAAGGCTGACGACTGAACAAGGCAggttctatttttatttattctcttTAAAGCCATTGTCTTATGATTTGGAAAATATCTATGAAAAATGCACGAGTCATCAAAGAATATAACCaactatttttttcatttaaagaGAATAGagtttgttattattttatggTATCAAACTATCAATTGCATCAAGTCGGTTATAAAATGTACCTCTCTAATATGCATATCCCGTGGAAAATAGGAAGGATTTACATCATTCCTGGTTAAGTTCATGTATTGGCATATTAGCATGTCTATGTAtcaaaaagcaagaaaaagatcaagtaatgagataCACCTGGCTAATTGAATGAAAAGcactttgatttgattttcaattgaaCACCCTTGggccttggattgtttgtttgaGTTCGAATTTAGGAGGATTCAATTTCAT
This Pyrus communis chromosome 6, drPyrComm1.1, whole genome shotgun sequence DNA region includes the following protein-coding sequences:
- the LOC137738432 gene encoding membrane protein PM19L-like; this translates as MAQTVGRNVAAPLLFLNLIMYLIVVGFASWCLNRFINGQTNHPSFGGNGATMFFLIFSMLAGVMGIASKLAGANHIRSWRSDSLAAAGSSAIVAWALTALAFGLACKEINMGGYRGWRLRVLEAFVIILMFTQLLYLLMLHAGVFSSKYGPGYRDTDYPVTGGDPIHKGTTGGVPASRVV
- the LOC137737560 gene encoding ribosomal RNA-processing protein 14-C-like, with amino-acid sequence MKKKRGSHISDSNPILNLKSIIHQHSHFFDMLVELIPARFYLPVDNDDKPWFQGLSKTAKASAKKESKENIKKARRERLDPEKSSKTTLDLLKQSLEKKSNDESDSDEIEIKPVVPGLEDDECSVEDDECSVTYEELQQRLRCKLDEFRSGRHCEGSERARKRIERKERYEKKGTDQKKRKREALSDSKKSTSDDSAAKVEKDVAEAAKELTFGYVKLGDEDELGKTNKKKKLSKLQELERAKQLQEAKKDPEKGEIISQKHSWKAATSRAAGIKVHDDPKLLKQSIQKEKKRHEKNAEKWKGRVETTEKMKADKQKKRSDNISQKKQEKINRKIAKREKKLMRPGFEGRKEGFITEG